A section of the Streptomyces xinghaiensis S187 genome encodes:
- a CDS encoding ABC transporter ATP-binding protein, with amino-acid sequence MTTDTTTPAAPTPGAAPTTPVLEATGVTMRFGGLTAVDNVALTVNSGEIVGLIGPNGAGKTTFFNCLTGLYIPTEGTVSYKGTVLPHRSHLVTQAGIARTFQNIRLFPNMTVLENVLVGRHTRTKEGLFSALIRGPRFKKAERESEARAMELLEFTGLAAKRDHLARNLPYGEQRKLEIARALASDPGLLLLDEPTAGMNPQETMATQELVFAVRDQGIAVLVIEHDMRFIFNLCDRVAVLVQGRKLVEGTPSVVQSDERVVAAYLGTPYEDAPGAEEAAEVAAAEAHAGHTPTTAADTPQTDTDTPGTGTTGTTDGAGTKGEEQA; translated from the coding sequence ATGACCACCGACACCACCACACCCGCCGCCCCCACCCCCGGCGCGGCCCCCACCACCCCCGTACTCGAAGCCACCGGCGTCACCATGCGCTTCGGCGGCCTCACCGCCGTCGACAACGTCGCCCTCACCGTCAACAGCGGCGAAATCGTCGGCCTCATCGGCCCCAACGGCGCCGGCAAAACCACCTTCTTCAACTGCCTCACCGGCCTCTACATCCCCACCGAGGGAACCGTGTCCTACAAGGGCACCGTCCTCCCCCACCGCTCCCACCTCGTCACCCAGGCCGGCATCGCCCGCACCTTCCAGAACATCCGCCTCTTCCCCAACATGACCGTCCTGGAGAACGTCCTCGTCGGCCGCCACACCCGCACCAAAGAAGGACTCTTCTCCGCCCTCATCCGCGGCCCCCGCTTCAAAAAAGCCGAACGCGAATCCGAAGCACGGGCCATGGAACTCCTCGAATTCACCGGCCTCGCCGCCAAACGCGACCACCTCGCCCGCAACCTCCCCTACGGCGAACAACGCAAGCTCGAAATCGCCCGCGCCCTCGCCAGCGACCCCGGACTCCTCCTCCTCGACGAACCCACCGCCGGCATGAACCCCCAAGAGACGATGGCCACCCAGGAACTCGTCTTCGCCGTCCGCGACCAGGGCATCGCCGTCCTCGTCATCGAGCACGACATGCGGTTCATCTTCAACCTCTGCGACCGCGTCGCCGTCCTCGTCCAAGGCAGGAAACTCGTCGAAGGCACCCCCTCCGTCGTCCAGAGCGACGAACGCGTCGTCGCCGCCTACCTCGGCACCCCCTACGAAGACGCCCCCGGCGCCGAAGAAGCCGCCGAAGTCGCCGCAGCCGAAGCACACGCCGGACACACCCCCACCACCGCAGCGGACACCCCGCAGACGGACACCGACACACCGGGAACCGGCACCACCGGCACCACGGACGGAGCCGGCACCAAGGGAGAAGAACAGGCATGA
- a CDS encoding branched-chain amino acid ABC transporter permease — protein sequence MTTTQTTPETTAPGVLTLPAGAARIGTAAGAALTLASTFLAWTWTSAFPGNLTVTGYPGGLQVLTLTGSLLTLLFLLSGHGIRGLRWLTPGGTNSPVLLLALGTLATTWYAVAAITTTLGGLVNLEPGAWIAALASLLTATAALGLPADTPAGPGQPTGTPLQRLRHAMKAPAPGRAKDLPSWAEILLIAAAFAVLLYVFTYGIATEYGELFVGFLLLTGLAVPALSKAGLIRRVSRLTARHRNISIASAFVAAAAFPFLQSDNQFTSIAANILIFATVALGLNVVVGLAGLLDLGYVAFLGVGAYTAALVSGSPFSSIGVQFPFWAAVLTGALVSLVFGVLIGAPTLRLRGDYLAIVTLGFGEIFRIGMQNLDGISGPAITNGSTGIPQIPDLEILGFNFGESHSFLGFDFTRSANYFWLMLFFTVIVVSVFRRSDSSRIGRAWVAIREDETAARAMGINAFRFKLIAFALGATLAGLAGTVQAHAVSSIDPEQYKFVEAVPPNSAFLLAAVILGGMGTVGGPLIGAALLFLIPAKLQFIGEYQLLFFGLALVLLMRFRPEGLVADRRKQLEFHETGQLDVPDTTTLADTNGNGNGGTGTPGDTGTGNSNGNDTPPGGTAGLGKAEA from the coding sequence ATGACCACAACGCAGACCACCCCCGAGACCACCGCCCCGGGCGTCCTCACCCTCCCCGCCGGCGCCGCCCGCATCGGCACCGCCGCCGGAGCCGCCCTCACCCTCGCGAGCACCTTCCTCGCCTGGACCTGGACCTCCGCCTTCCCCGGCAACCTCACCGTCACCGGCTACCCCGGCGGCCTCCAGGTCCTCACCCTCACCGGCTCCCTCCTCACCCTCCTCTTCCTCCTCTCCGGACACGGCATCCGCGGCCTCCGCTGGCTCACCCCCGGCGGCACCAACAGCCCCGTCCTCCTCCTCGCCCTCGGCACCCTCGCCACCACCTGGTACGCCGTCGCCGCCATCACCACCACCCTCGGCGGCCTCGTCAACCTGGAACCCGGCGCCTGGATCGCCGCCCTCGCCTCTCTCCTCACCGCCACAGCCGCCCTCGGCCTCCCCGCCGACACCCCCGCCGGCCCCGGCCAGCCCACCGGAACCCCCCTCCAGCGGCTCCGCCACGCCATGAAGGCACCCGCACCCGGCCGCGCCAAGGACCTCCCCTCCTGGGCCGAGATCCTCCTCATCGCCGCCGCCTTCGCGGTCCTCCTCTACGTCTTCACCTACGGCATCGCCACCGAATACGGCGAACTCTTCGTCGGCTTCCTGCTCCTCACCGGCCTCGCCGTACCCGCCCTCTCCAAAGCCGGACTCATCCGGCGGGTCAGCCGCCTCACCGCCCGGCACCGCAACATCTCCATCGCCTCCGCCTTCGTCGCCGCCGCCGCGTTCCCCTTCCTCCAGAGCGACAACCAGTTCACCTCCATCGCCGCGAACATCCTCATCTTCGCGACCGTCGCCCTCGGACTGAACGTCGTCGTCGGCCTCGCCGGCCTCCTCGACCTCGGCTACGTCGCCTTCCTCGGCGTCGGCGCCTACACCGCCGCCCTCGTCTCCGGCTCCCCCTTCTCCAGCATCGGCGTCCAATTCCCCTTCTGGGCCGCCGTCCTCACCGGAGCCCTCGTCTCCCTCGTCTTCGGCGTCCTCATCGGCGCCCCCACCCTGCGCCTCCGCGGCGACTACCTCGCCATCGTCACCCTCGGCTTCGGCGAGATCTTCCGCATCGGCATGCAGAACCTCGACGGCATCTCCGGACCCGCCATCACCAACGGCTCCACCGGCATCCCCCAGATCCCCGACCTCGAAATCCTCGGATTCAACTTCGGTGAGTCCCACAGCTTCCTCGGCTTCGACTTCACCCGGTCGGCCAACTACTTCTGGCTGATGCTGTTCTTCACCGTCATCGTCGTCTCCGTCTTCCGGCGCTCCGACTCCTCCCGGATCGGCCGCGCCTGGGTCGCCATCCGCGAAGACGAAACCGCCGCCCGCGCCATGGGCATCAACGCCTTCCGGTTCAAGCTCATCGCCTTCGCCCTCGGCGCCACCCTCGCCGGACTCGCCGGCACCGTCCAGGCACACGCCGTCTCCTCCATCGACCCCGAACAGTACAAATTCGTCGAAGCCGTACCACCCAACTCCGCCTTCCTCCTCGCCGCCGTCATCCTCGGCGGCATGGGAACCGTCGGCGGACCCCTCATCGGCGCCGCGCTCCTCTTCCTCATCCCGGCGAAACTCCAGTTCATCGGCGAATACCAGCTCCTCTTCTTCGGCCTCGCACTCGTCCTCCTCATGCGCTTCCGCCCCGAGGGCCTCGTCGCCGACCGCAGAAAACAACTGGAATTCCACGAGACCGGACAACTCGACGTGCCCGACACGACGACACTCGCCGACACCAACGGAAACGGAAACGGCGGCACCGGCACCCCGGGCGACACCGGCACGGGAAACAGCAACGGCAACGACACCCCACCCGGCGGCACCGCCGGCCTCGGCAAGGCGGAGGCCTGA
- a CDS encoding branched-chain amino acid ABC transporter permease: MHDLPQQLANGLILGAMYGLIAIGYTMVYGIVQLINFAHGEIFMIGGFGALTAWLLLPDGTSIALALPLMLLMGMMASVLVGVGAERFAYRPLRGGPRLAPLITAIGLSIALQQAIWAFYPDAKKARPFPQIGGGPIDLGPFSVQRGELFLIAAAPICMITLALFVAKSRTGRAMQATSQDPDTAKLMGINTDRIIVTAFAIGAAFAAIAAIAHGLKYGQVEFKMGFIAGLKAFTAAVLGGIGNIYGAMIGGLVLGLSEAMATAYIEFIPGMELFGGGAWKDVWAFVLLILVLLLRPQGLLGERVADRA, from the coding sequence GTGCACGACCTGCCGCAGCAGCTTGCCAACGGCCTGATCCTCGGTGCGATGTACGGCTTGATCGCCATCGGGTACACCATGGTCTACGGCATAGTCCAGCTCATCAACTTCGCCCACGGCGAGATCTTCATGATCGGCGGATTCGGAGCCCTCACCGCCTGGCTCCTCCTCCCCGACGGCACCTCCATCGCCCTGGCCCTGCCGCTCATGCTCCTCATGGGCATGATGGCCTCCGTCCTCGTCGGAGTGGGGGCGGAACGGTTCGCCTACCGCCCGCTGCGCGGCGGCCCCCGCCTGGCACCCCTCATCACCGCCATCGGCCTCTCCATCGCCCTCCAGCAGGCGATCTGGGCCTTCTACCCCGACGCCAAGAAGGCCCGCCCCTTCCCCCAGATCGGCGGCGGCCCCATCGACCTCGGGCCCTTCTCCGTCCAGCGCGGCGAACTCTTCCTCATCGCCGCAGCCCCCATCTGCATGATCACCCTGGCGCTCTTCGTCGCCAAGTCCCGCACCGGCCGCGCCATGCAGGCCACCTCGCAGGACCCCGACACCGCCAAGCTCATGGGCATCAACACCGACCGCATCATCGTCACCGCCTTCGCCATCGGCGCCGCCTTCGCCGCCATCGCCGCCATCGCCCACGGCCTCAAATACGGCCAGGTCGAATTCAAGATGGGCTTCATCGCCGGACTCAAAGCCTTCACCGCCGCCGTCCTCGGCGGCATCGGCAACATCTACGGCGCCATGATCGGCGGACTCGTCCTCGGCCTCTCCGAAGCCATGGCCACCGCCTACATCGAATTCATCCCCGGCATGGAACTCTTCGGCGGCGGCGCCTGGAAGGACGTATGGGCCTTCGTCCTCCTCATCCTCGTCCTGCTGCTACGGCCACAAGGCCTACTCGGCGAACGCGTCGCGGATCGGGCGTGA
- a CDS encoding branched-chain amino acid ABC transporter substrate-binding protein has product MRQRSLLIITTAVTAGALTLTACGSRDDSAGGGDGGNTTVVIGVDAPLSGKLSALGQGIKNSAELAIKTANKNKEVDGVTFKMLALDDVAQPGTGQQNANRVIDNKQAIAAIGPLNSNVAPPMQKAFDNADMALISPANTAPELTQGKDWRSGKKVRPFKTYFRTSTTDAIQGPYAAQYMYEEKKLKKVFVIDDKKTYGAGLAGTFKDEFVKLGGKVVGTDHVNPEDTDFSAIATKVSNSDADFVYYGGEYPAGAPLSDQIKKAGAKIPVVGGDALYSGEYIKLAKKNAEGDFASSVGAPLETLDTAKSFMKDYEAAGYDLPYEAYGGYAYDSVWAIIQAVKAVAENNDGKLPEDMDKARSEVVKAVHDVSFEGVSGAVAFDEYGDTTNKQLSLYEVKDGEHTVVKTGEYQD; this is encoded by the coding sequence GTGCGTCAACGTTCCTTGCTCATCATCACCACCGCGGTCACCGCGGGGGCACTCACACTCACGGCCTGCGGTTCGCGCGACGACAGCGCGGGAGGCGGAGACGGCGGCAACACCACCGTCGTGATCGGCGTCGACGCCCCGCTCTCCGGCAAGCTCTCCGCCCTCGGCCAGGGCATCAAGAACTCCGCCGAACTGGCCATCAAGACCGCCAACAAGAACAAGGAAGTCGACGGCGTCACCTTCAAGATGCTGGCGCTCGACGATGTCGCCCAGCCCGGCACCGGCCAGCAGAACGCCAACCGCGTCATCGACAACAAGCAGGCCATCGCCGCCATCGGCCCGCTGAACTCCAACGTCGCCCCGCCGATGCAGAAGGCGTTCGACAACGCCGACATGGCGCTCATATCCCCCGCCAACACCGCCCCCGAGCTCACCCAGGGCAAGGACTGGCGCAGCGGCAAGAAGGTCCGCCCCTTCAAGACCTACTTCCGCACGTCCACCACGGACGCCATCCAGGGCCCCTACGCCGCCCAGTACATGTACGAGGAGAAGAAGCTCAAGAAGGTCTTCGTCATCGACGACAAGAAGACCTACGGAGCCGGCCTCGCGGGCACCTTCAAGGACGAGTTCGTCAAGCTCGGCGGCAAGGTCGTCGGCACCGACCACGTCAACCCCGAGGACACCGACTTCTCCGCCATCGCCACCAAGGTCAGCAACTCCGACGCCGACTTCGTCTACTACGGCGGCGAGTACCCGGCCGGCGCCCCCCTCTCCGACCAGATCAAGAAGGCCGGAGCCAAGATCCCCGTCGTCGGCGGCGACGCCCTCTACAGCGGCGAGTACATCAAGCTCGCCAAGAAGAACGCCGAAGGCGACTTCGCCAGCTCCGTCGGCGCCCCCCTCGAAACCCTCGACACCGCCAAGTCCTTCATGAAGGACTACGAGGCCGCCGGCTACGACCTGCCCTACGAGGCCTACGGCGGCTACGCCTACGACAGCGTCTGGGCGATCATCCAGGCCGTCAAGGCCGTCGCCGAGAACAACGACGGCAAGCTCCCCGAGGACATGGACAAGGCCCGCAGCGAAGTCGTCAAGGCCGTCCACGACGTCTCCTTCGAAGGCGTCAGCGGCGCCGTCGCCTTCGACGAATACGGCGACACCACCAACAAGCAGCTCTCCCTCTACGAGGTCAAGGACGGCGAGCACACCGTCGTCAAGACCGGCGAGTACCAGGACTGA
- a CDS encoding PaaI family thioesterase: protein MGEQSKIIFPQEVLDEYAGLGIDLTTLFSAGHLGARMGLEVLEASAERVVGTLPVEGNTQPYGLLHGGASAVLAETLGSVGAMLHGGTGKLAVGVDLNCTHHRGVRSGLVTGVATPVHRGRTTATYETVITDEDGRRVCSARLTCLLKDAPAS, encoded by the coding sequence ATGGGTGAGCAGAGCAAGATCATCTTCCCCCAGGAGGTCCTGGACGAGTACGCCGGCCTCGGCATCGACCTCACCACCCTGTTCTCCGCCGGGCACCTCGGCGCGCGCATGGGCCTGGAGGTCCTGGAAGCCTCCGCCGAGCGGGTCGTCGGCACCCTCCCCGTCGAGGGCAACACCCAGCCCTACGGCCTGCTGCACGGCGGCGCCTCCGCCGTCCTCGCCGAGACCCTCGGCTCCGTCGGCGCCATGCTCCACGGCGGCACCGGCAAGCTGGCCGTCGGCGTCGACCTGAACTGCACGCACCACCGGGGCGTGCGCTCCGGCCTCGTCACCGGGGTCGCCACCCCCGTCCACCGCGGCCGCACCACCGCGACCTACGAGACCGTCATCACCGACGAGGACGGCCGGAGGGTCTGCAGCGCACGGCTCACCTGCCTGCTCAAGGACGCCCCCGCCAGCTGA
- a CDS encoding FdhF/YdeP family oxidoreductase: MAGKPPASDPVQDAPEVGPPPRAVAGLPAVGHTLRMAGRQMGVRRTALTLLRVNQKDGFDCPGCAWPEGDKRHAAEFCENGAKAVAEEATLRRVTPDFFAAHPVAALAGRSGYWLGQQGRITQPMYLPEGATHYQPVPWERAFDIIAEELRALESPDEAVFYTSGRTGNEAAFLYQLFAREFGTNNLPDCSNLCHESSGSALTETLGVGKGSVLLDDLDRADLIIVAGQNPGTNHPRMLTALERAKAAGARIITVNPLPEAGMERFRNPQTARGLTGRGTPLTDLFLQIRIGGDQALFRALNRLLLEAAGEPAASPGGPPPVDEAFIREHTHGFEEFAAAARSADWDEILRATGLDRAGIDAALRMVLGARSIIVCWAMGLTQHKHSVPTIREIVNFLLLRGNIGRPGAGVCPVRGHSNVQGDRTMGIFERPAPAFLDALEKEFGFAPPRHHGYDVVRAIRALRDGTAKVFFAMGGNFVSASPDTGVTEAAMRRARLTVHVSTKLNRSHVVTGARALILPTLGRTERDIQAGGEQFVTVEDSMGMVHASRGRLEPASPHLLSETAIVCRLARRVLGSASRVPWERFEQDYRLIRERISRVVPGFDDFEAKVSRPGGFTLPHAPRDDRRFPTATGRANFTAAPLAHPRVPEGRLLLQTLRSHDQYNTTIYGLDDRYRGIKGGRRVVLVHPEDARALGFPDGSYADLVGEWTDGAERRAPGFRVVHYPTARGCAAAYYPETNVLVPLDATADTSNTPASKSVVIRLEPTPPAGERDGVPAAP, translated from the coding sequence ATGGCAGGCAAGCCGCCCGCAAGCGACCCGGTCCAGGACGCGCCGGAGGTCGGGCCCCCGCCCCGCGCCGTCGCCGGGCTGCCCGCCGTCGGCCACACCCTGCGCATGGCCGGACGGCAGATGGGCGTCCGCCGCACCGCCCTCACCCTCCTCAGGGTCAACCAGAAGGACGGCTTCGACTGCCCCGGCTGCGCCTGGCCCGAGGGCGACAAGCGGCACGCCGCCGAGTTCTGCGAGAACGGCGCCAAGGCCGTCGCCGAGGAGGCGACACTGCGCCGCGTCACCCCCGACTTCTTCGCCGCCCACCCCGTCGCCGCCCTCGCCGGCCGCAGCGGCTACTGGCTCGGCCAGCAGGGCAGGATCACCCAGCCGATGTACCTCCCCGAGGGCGCCACCCACTACCAACCGGTGCCCTGGGAGCGCGCGTTCGACATCATCGCCGAGGAACTGCGCGCCCTGGAATCCCCCGACGAAGCCGTCTTCTACACCTCCGGCCGCACCGGTAACGAAGCGGCGTTCCTCTACCAGCTCTTCGCCCGCGAGTTCGGCACCAACAACCTGCCCGACTGCTCCAACCTCTGCCACGAGTCCTCGGGCTCCGCGCTCACCGAGACCCTCGGCGTCGGCAAGGGCAGCGTCCTCCTCGACGACCTCGACCGGGCCGACCTCATCATCGTCGCCGGCCAGAACCCGGGCACCAACCACCCGCGCATGCTCACCGCCCTGGAACGGGCCAAGGCCGCCGGGGCCCGCATCATCACGGTCAACCCGCTGCCCGAGGCCGGCATGGAGCGGTTCAGGAACCCGCAGACCGCCCGCGGCCTCACCGGCCGAGGCACCCCCCTCACCGACCTCTTCCTGCAGATCCGGATCGGCGGCGACCAGGCCCTCTTCCGCGCCCTCAACCGGCTCCTCCTCGAAGCGGCCGGCGAACCGGCCGCCTCACCCGGCGGCCCCCCGCCCGTCGACGAAGCCTTCATCCGCGAACACACCCACGGTTTCGAGGAGTTCGCCGCCGCCGCCCGCTCCGCCGACTGGGACGAGATCCTGCGCGCCACCGGCCTGGACCGCGCCGGCATCGACGCCGCGCTGCGGATGGTCCTCGGCGCCCGCAGCATCATCGTCTGCTGGGCCATGGGCCTCACCCAGCACAAACACTCCGTCCCCACCATCCGGGAGATCGTCAACTTCCTGCTGCTCCGCGGCAACATCGGCCGCCCCGGCGCCGGCGTCTGCCCCGTCCGCGGCCACAGCAACGTGCAGGGCGACCGCACCATGGGCATCTTCGAACGCCCCGCCCCCGCCTTCCTCGACGCCCTGGAGAAGGAGTTCGGCTTCGCGCCCCCGCGCCACCACGGCTACGACGTCGTCCGCGCCATCCGCGCCCTGCGCGACGGCACCGCGAAGGTCTTCTTCGCCATGGGCGGCAACTTCGTCTCCGCCTCCCCCGACACCGGCGTCACCGAAGCCGCGATGCGCCGCGCCCGGCTCACCGTCCACGTCTCCACCAAGCTCAACCGTTCCCACGTGGTCACCGGCGCCCGCGCCCTGATCCTCCCCACCCTCGGCCGCACCGAACGCGACATCCAGGCGGGCGGCGAACAGTTCGTCACCGTCGAGGACTCCATGGGCATGGTGCACGCCTCCCGCGGCCGCCTCGAACCGGCGAGCCCCCACCTGCTCTCCGAGACCGCCATCGTCTGCCGCCTCGCCCGCCGCGTCCTCGGCTCCGCCAGCCGCGTCCCCTGGGAGCGGTTCGAACAGGACTACCGGCTCATCCGCGAGCGGATCTCCCGCGTCGTCCCCGGCTTCGACGACTTCGAAGCCAAGGTCTCCCGGCCCGGCGGCTTCACCCTGCCGCACGCCCCCCGCGACGACCGCCGCTTCCCCACCGCCACCGGCAGGGCCAACTTCACCGCCGCGCCCCTGGCACACCCCCGCGTGCCCGAGGGCCGCCTCCTGCTGCAGACCCTCCGCTCCCACGACCAGTACAACACCACCATCTACGGGCTCGACGACCGCTACCGCGGCATCAAGGGCGGCCGCCGCGTCGTCCTCGTCCACCCCGAGGACGCCCGCGCCCTCGGCTTCCCCGACGGCTCCTACGCCGACCTCGTCGGCGAATGGACCGACGGCGCCGAACGCCGCGCCCCCGGCTTCCGCGTGGTGCACTACCCCACCGCCCGCGGCTGCGCCGCCGCCTACTACCCCGAGACCAACGTCCTCGTCCCCCTCGACGCCACCGCCGACACCAGCAACACCCCCGCCAGCAAGTCCGTCGTCATCCGGCTCGAACCCACCCCGCCGGCCGGAGAACGGGACGGCGTCCCGGCCGCCCCGTGA
- the polA gene encoding DNA polymerase I, with amino-acid sequence MAKTASKKTAATASPGQGDGRPRLMLMDGHSLAYRAFFALPAENFTTSMGQPTNAIYGFASMLANTLRDERPTHLAVAFDVSRKTWRSEEFAEYKANRSKSPDEFKGQVELIGELLDTMRVTRFAVEGYEADDVIATLATQAEAAGFEVLIVTGDRDSFQLVSEHVTVLYPTKGVSELTRFTPEKVREKYGLSPAQYPDFAALRGDPSDNLPGIPGVGEKTAAKWINQFGSFDELVARAEEVKGKAGQNLREHLDAVKLNHRLTGLIKDVALPTGPDGLCREPYDRKSMAVLLDSLEIRNPSLRERLLAVDPGAQEEEPAPAAGVEVDGEVLGAGELAPWLEAHGGQPLGLASVGSWSLGSGSCTEIALAVASGEAVWFDPTQLDEADERAFAAWTADAARPKVVHKAKETMRVFAEHGWTVAGITMDTALAAYLVKPGRRTFDLDALSLEYLGRELAPAEAGGGQLAFGADEDAERNALMAEARTVLDLGGVLGERLAEAGAADLLREVDLPTSELLARMERAGIAADRGWLDRMEQQFAAAVQQAVREAHDAVGHEFNLGSPKQLQEVFFGELGLPKTKKTKTGYTTDADALAWLAQQTDHELPVIMLRHREQARLRSTVEGLIKTIAPDGRIHTSFNQTVAATGRLSSTDPNLQNIPVRTDEGRAIRRGFVVGEGYESLLTADYSQIELRVMAHLSEDEGLIEAFTSGEDLHSTVASQVFGVSRSSVDPEMRRKIKAMSYGLAYGLSAFGLSQQLGIEAAEARRLMDTYFERFGGVRDYLHRVVEEARASGYTSTILGRRRYLPDLNSDNRQRREAAERMALNAPIQGTAADIVKIAMLRVDRALAEQKLESRMLLQVHDEIVLEVAHGERGPVEELVRREMAGAADLRAPLDVAVGFGADWESAAH; translated from the coding sequence GTGGCGAAGACAGCATCGAAGAAGACCGCAGCGACCGCTTCTCCAGGGCAGGGGGACGGCCGGCCCCGACTGATGCTCATGGACGGGCACTCCCTGGCGTACCGCGCGTTCTTCGCGCTGCCCGCGGAGAACTTCACGACGAGCATGGGGCAGCCGACGAACGCGATCTACGGCTTCGCCTCGATGCTGGCGAACACGCTCCGTGACGAGCGGCCGACGCATCTGGCCGTCGCGTTCGACGTGTCCCGCAAGACGTGGCGCTCGGAGGAGTTCGCGGAGTACAAGGCGAACCGTTCCAAGTCGCCGGACGAGTTCAAGGGCCAGGTGGAGCTGATCGGCGAACTGCTCGACACGATGCGGGTCACCCGCTTCGCGGTGGAGGGCTACGAGGCGGACGACGTCATCGCCACGCTCGCCACCCAGGCGGAGGCCGCGGGGTTCGAGGTGCTGATCGTCACCGGTGACCGCGATTCCTTCCAGCTGGTCAGCGAGCACGTCACGGTGCTCTACCCGACGAAGGGCGTCTCGGAGCTGACCCGCTTCACCCCGGAGAAGGTGCGGGAGAAGTACGGCCTGTCCCCGGCCCAGTACCCGGACTTCGCGGCCCTGCGGGGCGACCCGTCGGACAACCTCCCCGGTATCCCGGGCGTCGGGGAGAAGACCGCCGCGAAGTGGATCAACCAGTTCGGGTCGTTCGACGAGCTGGTGGCGCGGGCCGAGGAGGTCAAGGGCAAGGCGGGGCAGAACCTCCGCGAGCATCTCGACGCGGTCAAACTCAACCACCGCCTGACCGGTCTGATAAAGGATGTGGCGCTGCCGACGGGCCCGGACGGGTTGTGCCGGGAGCCGTACGACCGCAAGTCCATGGCGGTGCTGCTGGATTCGCTGGAGATCCGCAACCCGAGTCTGCGGGAGCGGCTGCTGGCCGTGGATCCGGGGGCGCAGGAGGAGGAGCCGGCCCCGGCGGCCGGCGTCGAGGTGGACGGCGAGGTGCTGGGCGCCGGCGAACTCGCCCCCTGGCTGGAGGCGCACGGCGGGCAGCCCCTGGGGCTGGCCTCGGTCGGCAGCTGGTCGCTGGGCAGCGGCAGCTGTACCGAGATCGCTCTGGCCGTCGCCTCCGGGGAGGCCGTCTGGTTCGACCCCACCCAGCTCGACGAGGCCGACGAGCGGGCCTTCGCGGCCTGGACGGCCGATGCCGCCCGGCCGAAGGTGGTGCACAAGGCGAAGGAGACCATGCGGGTCTTCGCCGAGCACGGCTGGACGGTCGCCGGGATCACCATGGACACGGCCCTCGCCGCGTATCTCGTCAAGCCCGGCCGCCGCACCTTCGACCTGGACGCCCTCTCCCTGGAGTACCTGGGCCGCGAGCTGGCCCCGGCCGAGGCCGGCGGCGGGCAGCTGGCCTTCGGCGCCGACGAGGACGCCGAGCGGAACGCCCTCATGGCCGAGGCCCGTACCGTGCTGGACCTCGGCGGGGTCCTGGGGGAGCGGCTCGCGGAGGCCGGCGCCGCCGATCTGCTGCGCGAGGTGGATCTGCCGACCTCGGAGCTGCTGGCCCGGATGGAGCGGGCCGGTATCGCAGCGGACCGCGGCTGGCTGGACCGCATGGAGCAGCAGTTCGCCGCCGCCGTGCAGCAGGCGGTCCGCGAGGCGCACGACGCGGTGGGCCACGAGTTCAACCTCGGCTCCCCGAAGCAGCTCCAGGAGGTGTTCTTCGGCGAACTGGGCCTGCCGAAGACGAAGAAGACGAAGACCGGCTACACCACCGACGCCGACGCCCTGGCCTGGCTGGCTCAGCAGACCGACCACGAACTTCCCGTGATCATGCTGCGCCACCGGGAGCAGGCCCGGCTGCGGTCCACGGTCGAGGGGCTGATCAAGACGATCGCGCCCGACGGGCGCATCCACACCTCCTTCAACCAGACGGTGGCCGCCACGGGCCGGCTCTCCTCCACCGACCCCAATCTGCAGAACATCCCGGTCCGCACGGACGAGGGCCGCGCCATCCGCCGCGGCTTCGTCGTCGGCGAGGGCTACGAGTCCCTGCTGACCGCCGACTACAGCCAGATCGAGCTGCGGGTGATGGCCCACCTCTCGGAGGACGAGGGCCTGATCGAGGCGTTCACCTCCGGCGAGGACCTGCACTCCACCGTCGCCTCCCAGGTCTTCGGCGTCAGCCGGAGCAGCGTCGACCCGGAGATGCGGCGCAAGATCAAGGCCATGTCCTACGGGCTCGCCTACGGTCTCTCCGCGTTCGGGCTGTCCCAGCAGCTCGGCATCGAGGCGGCCGAGGCCCGGCGGCTGATGGACACCTACTTCGAGCGCTTCGGCGGGGTCCGGGACTACCTTCACAGGGTGGTGGAGGAGGCCAGGGCCAGCGGCTACACCTCGACGATCCTCGGCCGCCGCCGCTATCTGCCCGACCTCAACAGCGACAACCGGCAGCGCCGGGAGGCCGCCGAGCGGATGGCGCTCAACGCCCCCATCCAGGGGACCGCCGCCGACATCGTGAAGATCGCGATGCTGCGGGTCGACCGGGCGCTGGCGGAGCAGAAGCTGGAATCCCGGATGCTGCTCCAGGTGCACGACGAAATCGTGCTGGAGGTGGCGCACGGCGAGCGCGGCCCGGTGGAGGAACTGGTCCGCCGCGAGATGGCCGGGGCCGCCGACCTGCGGGCGCCGCTGGACGTGGCCGTCGGCTTCGGCGCGGACTGGGAGTCGGCCGCCCACTGA